The Chryseobacterium suipulveris genome window below encodes:
- a CDS encoding GIY-YIG nuclease family protein yields the protein MKFGKTIKIFLIDGDPNGRMTCELSNWTGKAYKIPRNKIKDCKDRPDIFNTGIYLLFGKDQDGKELVYIGEAETVLNRLNQHLAQKDFWNESIVFVSKDENLNKAHIKYLENRLYDIATKVNRYKVENSNIPTLSSISESDRAEMEEYIENIRLLVNTLGHKVFEDKREIQAELISNIFHINAAREANATGEPNSDGFLVFKGSKASKDTVPSLSNSFINLRNNLIEKGILVEFPEYYQFSEDYIFTSPSLAAATVMGRNANGLTEWKLQGGKTLKEYENPENNVA from the coding sequence ATGAAATTCGGCAAAACAATCAAAATATTTCTAATTGATGGAGATCCAAATGGAAGAATGACTTGTGAATTATCAAATTGGACCGGAAAAGCATATAAAATTCCAAGAAATAAAATTAAAGATTGTAAAGACAGACCTGATATTTTTAATACTGGAATTTATTTATTGTTTGGAAAAGATCAAGATGGAAAAGAATTAGTTTATATTGGAGAAGCCGAAACAGTTTTGAATAGATTAAATCAACATCTTGCCCAAAAAGACTTTTGGAACGAGTCAATCGTTTTTGTTAGCAAAGACGAAAACTTAAATAAAGCTCATATTAAGTATCTTGAAAATCGCCTTTATGATATTGCAACAAAAGTAAATCGTTACAAAGTAGAAAACTCAAACATTCCTACTCTATCTTCTATTTCAGAATCTGACAGAGCAGAAATGGAAGAATATATCGAGAACATTCGATTATTAGTAAATACATTGGGGCATAAAGTTTTCGAAGATAAAAGAGAAATCCAAGCAGAATTAATTTCAAATATTTTTCATATCAATGCTGCAAGAGAAGCAAATGCAACAGGAGAACCAAATTCAGATGGTTTTTTAGTATTCAAAGGCTCAAAAGCATCAAAAGATACGGTTCCTTCCTTATCTAATTCCTTCATCAACTTACGAAATAATTTGATTGAAAAAGGAATTTTAGTAGAGTTTCCAGAATATTATCAATTTAGTGAAGATTATATATTTACAAGTCCATCTTTAGCTGCAGCAACAGTGATGGGAAGAAATGCAAATGGATTAACAGAGTGGAAATTGCAAGGGGGAAAAACTCTAAAAGAATATGAAAATCCAGAAAACAACGTCGCCTAA
- a CDS encoding GIY-YIG nuclease family protein, producing the protein MPIDIYVLELEEDKYYIGQTKDVNLRFEQHLKGKLSSEWTKKYKPLRIIEIITTNFTKISEAISLENSITVKYMRKYGWENVRGGDYCTLNIEKLRFLLSANEDLGSELLTIKNPKNYRVNEAGYFFFILKLENDNYFIGKSKNVTLAILNECNGLGSEWTKIHKPTELINLIKILEFDKEVVRQKHNDLVIHFMKKKGFTKIRGGDFYNVEERNHKNKVINYTNIFK; encoded by the coding sequence ATGCCAATAGACATTTACGTTTTAGAATTAGAAGAAGATAAATATTACATCGGACAGACAAAAGATGTAAATCTTAGATTTGAACAGCACTTAAAAGGAAAATTAAGCTCAGAGTGGACTAAAAAATATAAACCTTTAAGAATAATTGAAATAATAACAACCAATTTTACAAAAATTTCAGAAGCAATATCTTTAGAAAACTCGATTACAGTAAAATATATGAGAAAGTATGGTTGGGAAAATGTTCGAGGTGGTGATTATTGTACATTGAACATTGAAAAGTTACGTTTTTTATTATCTGCAAATGAAGATTTAGGAAGTGAACTATTGACAATTAAAAATCCAAAAAATTATAGAGTAAATGAAGCTGGTTATTTTTTCTTTATTCTAAAATTAGAAAATGATAATTATTTTATTGGAAAATCAAAAAATGTAACTCTTGCCATACTAAATGAATGTAATGGTTTAGGTTCAGAATGGACAAAGATTCACAAGCCTACAGAATTAATTAATTTAATTAAAATACTTGAATTTGATAAAGAAGTTGTTAGACAAAAGCATAATGACTTAGTAATACATTTTATGAAGAAAAAGGGATTCACTAAAATTCGAGGAGGAGATTTTTATAATGTGGAGGAAAGAAATCACAAAAATAAAGTAATAAATTATACAAATATTTTCAAATAA
- a CDS encoding DUF2947 family protein produces the protein MDNFGRKWRFTEEKYDVLTDQHLDQLKPLDKKAAKFLWDYIAKTNLHHDIPFKKDFFRTIDNAKILDGNEKQIKKWLYHRGLPFDKPVYLSWDETDAMIVPWKLLIKYFDSFYYGGSDDLTIIDQSLNWALLFFHEDEIYFGTNKDFKPSETFEDIDFIY, from the coding sequence ATGGACAACTTTGGACGAAAATGGCGTTTTACGGAAGAGAAGTATGACGTATTAACCGACCAACATCTTGACCAGTTAAAACCGTTAGACAAAAAAGCTGCAAAATTCTTGTGGGACTATATCGCAAAGACAAATTTGCACCACGACATCCCTTTTAAAAAAGACTTCTTTCGGACAATTGACAACGCAAAAATTTTAGACGGTAACGAAAAGCAAATTAAAAAGTGGCTTTACCATCGTGGACTTCCTTTTGACAAGCCTGTTTATCTATCTTGGGACGAGACAGACGCAATGATTGTTCCTTGGAAACTTTTAATAAAATACTTCGACAGTTTTTATTATGGTGGCTCAGACGACTTGACTATTATTGACCAAAGCTTGAATTGGGCATTACTTTTTTTCCACGAAGACGAAATTTATTTTGGAACTAACAAGGACTTTAAACCAAGTGAAACATTTGAAGACATTGACTTTATATATTAA
- a CDS encoding type II toxin-antitoxin system RelE/ParE family toxin — MAKRKIIWTKSAKFERKEILIYWINRTKSKTYSKKLNKLFSEAVNLLSEHPKIGRTTNDGETRINIVRDYLIFYEFTEKELIVQSIWDARRDENDTEFDYT; from the coding sequence ATGGCTAAACGAAAAATAATTTGGACCAAATCTGCAAAATTTGAACGAAAAGAAATTTTGATTTATTGGATTAATAGAACAAAATCTAAAACCTATAGCAAAAAACTTAACAAATTATTTAGTGAAGCCGTAAATCTTTTATCTGAACATCCGAAAATCGGAAGAACCACAAATGATGGGGAAACTCGAATAAATATTGTTCGAGACTATTTAATTTTCTATGAATTTACAGAAAAAGAACTAATTGTTCAATCAATTTGGGACGCAAGACGAGATGAAAATGACACCGAATTTGATTACACCTAA
- a CDS encoding GLPGLI family protein gives MNKILTTILTFSVFFIFGQTNRFIYQLDWKMAGQEMKTNMVLDIDKDFVKFYDYKFLEMDSINKKFGGNNNRTNTMADQLLIRKRNSSENKTFHDNNFDYFVLSSKDKMNWKVTKETKKLDNYKLQKATTSFGGREWTAWFSPEIPFQEGPFKFAGLPGLIFELNDKDNEYSYKLVKSINLKETFDTKNFLETHYGINPVPVTLKQYHKVKLDYYSDPVSDMKKALSSGGTVNIMGENITTQEQLDQKRKFMQQMIKKFYNPIEKDKAIPYPEK, from the coding sequence ATGAATAAAATTTTGACAACAATTTTAACTTTTTCAGTATTTTTTATTTTTGGTCAAACAAACCGATTTATTTATCAATTAGATTGGAAAATGGCAGGTCAAGAAATGAAAACAAATATGGTCTTGGATATTGACAAAGACTTCGTGAAATTTTACGATTATAAATTTCTTGAAATGGACTCCATCAACAAAAAATTTGGAGGAAATAATAACAGGACGAATACAATGGCTGACCAACTTTTAATTAGAAAAAGAAATTCTAGCGAAAACAAAACTTTCCACGATAATAATTTTGACTATTTTGTTTTGAGTTCAAAAGATAAAATGAATTGGAAAGTAACAAAAGAAACCAAAAAATTGGACAACTATAAACTACAAAAAGCAACAACAAGTTTTGGGGGAAGAGAATGGACCGCTTGGTTTTCTCCTGAAATCCCTTTTCAAGAAGGACCTTTTAAATTTGCAGGTTTACCGGGTTTAATTTTTGAACTTAACGATAAAGATAATGAATACAGTTACAAACTTGTAAAAAGTATAAACTTAAAGGAAACTTTTGACACAAAGAATTTTCTTGAAACACATTATGGAATAAATCCTGTTCCAGTAACTCTAAAGCAATATCATAAAGTTAAATTAGATTATTACTCTGACCCCGTTTCCGATATGAAAAAGGCATTGAGCAGTGGCGGAACAGTAAATATTATGGGAGAAAATATTACTACTCAAGAGCAACTTGATCAAAAAAGAAAATTTATGCAACAAATGATAAAAAAATTCTATAATCCGATAGAAAAGGACAAGGCAATTCCATATCCAGAAAAATAA
- a CDS encoding GLPGLI family protein: protein MEKVFAIVRFSSPLSVAVARTSQSRFPLAEILTKLVRIVMNKTFLIILIILFNQLYSQSNNRFVYELKFVRDTISDKPLTNILFLDTNDKEIKFYYQELYELDSTQKATKNYASSMSLNTSLMLKRKANSFKNENFVFVDTDYFKYETTDKMIWTILPETKKQNNYDLQKATTSFGGRTWVAWFCKNIPINQGPFKFQGLPGLIFQIEDEKKHFSFNLIQIKKLENEYDTARIIDSNFGKNAIPISLEKYNKILLNSYNNPYSEIRTKLERGEDYTFAAYGRQIKSVKDLDEVRKVIQQEKRKYYNPIELDKAVKYGE, encoded by the coding sequence ATGGAAAAAGTTTTTGCTATCGTTCGGTTCTCCTCTCCACTCTCGGTTGCAGTAGCCCGCACCTCGCAAAGCCGTTTCCCGTTAGCAGAAATACTTACCAAACTCGTGCGAATAGTTATGAATAAAACATTTTTGATAATTTTGATCATTTTATTTAATCAATTATATTCTCAATCAAATAACAGATTTGTTTATGAATTAAAATTTGTCCGAGATACAATTTCGGATAAGCCGTTGACTAATATTCTGTTTCTAGATACAAATGACAAAGAAATAAAATTCTATTACCAAGAACTATATGAACTTGATTCAACCCAAAAAGCAACGAAAAATTATGCTTCAAGTATGTCTCTCAATACTAGCTTAATGCTGAAGAGAAAAGCAAATAGTTTCAAAAATGAAAATTTTGTTTTTGTTGATACTGATTATTTCAAATATGAAACCACCGATAAAATGATTTGGACAATTTTGCCTGAAACCAAGAAGCAGAATAATTATGATTTACAAAAAGCAACAACAAGCTTTGGAGGAAGAACTTGGGTTGCATGGTTTTGCAAAAATATTCCTATTAATCAGGGACCTTTTAAATTTCAAGGTTTACCAGGTTTGATTTTCCAAATTGAAGATGAGAAAAAACATTTTAGTTTTAACCTTATTCAAATTAAAAAGCTTGAGAATGAATATGATACTGCTAGAATTATTGATTCAAATTTTGGAAAGAACGCAATTCCAATTTCTTTAGAAAAATATAATAAAATACTTTTGAATTCTTACAACAATCCATATTCAGAAATCAGAACAAAGTTGGAACGAGGTGAAGATTATACTTTTGCTGCTTATGGAAGGCAAATTAAATCCGTTAAAGACTTGGATGAAGTTAGAAAAGTTATTCAACAAGAAAAAAGGAAATATTACAATCCAATCGAACTTGATAAAGCTGTCAAATATGGTGAATAA
- a CDS encoding HNH endonuclease, whose product MKSPHKNNNKYKNEVWKEFRKDIIESDGYVCAHCGRNSFEVVLQVHHKNYIKGRKLWEYASEDCITLCRGCHAMEHGIIMPNFGWEYVCDEDLGDLIGECENCGNNMRYAFHIYHEKWGCIQVGRQCCDNLTHSLEASNHMESLRRFENRKRNFIKSHKWKDIGNQHSIKKNLFEIIIEEVENAYILTIHGKKGKKRYSKLDDAKSSAFEVIENGKFIDYCIKHEIKLPPKKNCR is encoded by the coding sequence ATGAAAAGTCCGCACAAGAACAATAACAAATACAAAAACGAAGTTTGGAAAGAATTTCGCAAAGATATTATTGAATCTGACGGTTATGTTTGCGCACATTGTGGACGCAATTCTTTTGAAGTTGTTTTGCAAGTTCACCATAAGAATTATATTAAAGGAAGAAAATTATGGGAATATGCTTCTGAAGATTGCATTACTTTATGTCGTGGATGTCACGCTATGGAACACGGAATAATAATGCCTAATTTTGGTTGGGAATATGTTTGTGATGAAGATTTAGGCGATTTAATTGGAGAATGCGAAAATTGTGGAAACAATATGAGATATGCATTTCACATATATCACGAAAAATGGGGATGCATTCAGGTTGGAAGACAATGCTGCGATAATTTGACACATAGTCTTGAGGCCTCAAATCATATGGAATCTCTTCGCAGATTTGAAAATAGAAAAAGAAATTTCATCAAATCACATAAATGGAAAGATATTGGAAATCAGCATTCTATAAAGAAAAATTTGTTTGAAATTATTATTGAAGAAGTTGAAAATGCTTATATTCTAACAATACACGGAAAAAAAGGAAAAAAACGATATTCAAAACTAGACGATGCGAAATCTTCTGCTTTTGAAGTTATTGAAAATGGAAAATTTATCGACTATTGCATAAAGCACGAAATAAAACTACCACCAAAAAAGAACTGCAGGTAA
- a CDS encoding lysozyme inhibitor LprI family protein, which produces MGKRDFIEEIKLIKSRTEFNSRYDLTSRLYEIDYALTEFTNYNGNYNSEILKYIPISTVSCFEAFFKSVIKELVDFGEPFSKNIVNFNQSKNIKLDFEIIGAIQTKSVTVGELVGHLLPFNNFEDIKSNLSVIIGKDFIEEMKNFDKKSVYHTANALNYDKKNRLPEIIKSVKETYELRHIFCHEFATNVNIDKDRIIKNYENCKDFLEFTNVIIWETLYPNSPETQTEMNLEADNNFKNKETELQTLIDFVTSNYEKLDDAFSIDIKLFKSSIQKWQKYRESVALYQSDKFKGGSMYPLIYLTSLEKITAEKIESLKNEFEILLRKNNYS; this is translated from the coding sequence TTGGGAAAACGAGATTTCATTGAAGAGATAAAACTAATAAAGTCAAGAACAGAGTTTAATTCAAGATATGATTTAACATCTAGGTTGTATGAAATTGATTATGCTTTGACAGAATTTACAAATTATAATGGTAATTATAATTCTGAAATTTTGAAGTATATTCCAATTTCAACAGTTTCATGTTTTGAGGCATTTTTTAAATCAGTTATAAAAGAGTTAGTTGATTTTGGTGAGCCTTTTAGTAAGAATATTGTAAATTTTAATCAATCAAAAAATATTAAACTCGATTTTGAAATAATAGGAGCAATTCAAACAAAATCAGTTACTGTCGGAGAATTAGTTGGTCATTTGTTACCTTTTAATAATTTTGAAGATATTAAATCGAACTTATCAGTCATTATCGGTAAAGATTTCATAGAAGAAATGAAAAATTTTGACAAAAAATCTGTTTATCATACTGCTAATGCTTTAAATTATGATAAGAAGAATAGATTGCCAGAAATTATTAAAAGTGTAAAAGAAACTTATGAATTGAGACATATATTCTGTCATGAATTTGCGACAAATGTGAATATTGACAAAGATAGAATTATAAAAAACTATGAAAATTGTAAAGATTTTCTAGAATTCACCAATGTTATAATTTGGGAAACTTTATATCCTAATTCTCCTGAAACACAAACAGAAATGAATTTGGAAGCGGATAATAATTTCAAAAACAAAGAAACTGAACTTCAAACTTTAATTGATTTTGTTACTAGTAATTATGAAAAGCTCGATGATGCTTTTTCAATAGATATAAAATTGTTTAAATCTAGCATTCAAAAGTGGCAAAAATATAGAGAATCAGTTGCATTATATCAATCAGATAAATTCAAGGGAGGAAGTATGTATCCATTAATTTATTTAACCTCGTTAGAAAAAATAACAGCAGAAAAGATTGAAAGTTTAAAAAATGAGTTTGAGATACTTTTACGAAAAAACAACTACAGCTAA